Proteins from one Sarcophilus harrisii chromosome 2, mSarHar1.11, whole genome shotgun sequence genomic window:
- the CAPG gene encoding macrophage-capping protein, whose protein sequence is MYGSIPKSASPFESTVKEPGLHVWRVEKLKPVPVPPENRGVFFSGDSYLILHNGPEEQSHLHLWIGQQSSRDEQGACAVLSVHLNSLLGERAVQHREVQGNESDRFMSYFPRGLQYQEGGVESAFHRASSEAPSGPIQRLYQVKGKKNIRATERALSWGSFNTGDCFILDLGHTIFVWCGNKSNILERNKAQDLALAIRDSERRGKAQMEIVTDGEEPPEMIQVLGSKPALKEGNPEEDLRADQTNAQAAALYKVSDATGQMHLSKMADSSPFAVDLLIDDDCFVLDNGLCGKIYVWKGRKANEKERQAALKVAEDFISRMQYAPNTQVEILPQGRESPIFKQFFKNWK, encoded by the exons ATGTACGGATCCATCCCCAAGAG TGCTTCTCCATTTGAATCTACAGTGAAGGAGCCGGGCCTTCACGTATGGAGGGTGGAGAAGCTGAAGCCTGTGCCCGTGCCCCCTGAGAACCGCGGGGTCTTCTTCTCCGGGGACTCCTACCTCATCCTGCACAACGGCCCTGAAGAGCAGTCCCATCTGCACCTCTGGATCG gCCAGCAGTCCTCCCGAGATGAGCAAGGAGCCTGTGCAGTGCTATCTGTGCACCTCAACTCCTTGCTGGGGGAGCGGGCGGTGCAGCACCGGGAGGTCCAGGGCAACGAGTCCGACCGCTTCATGAGCTACTTCCCTCGGGGCCTGCAGTACCAG GAGGGAGGCGTGGAGTCCGCATTTCACCGGGCCTCGTCTGAAGCTCCCTCAGGCCCCATCCAAAGACTCTACCAGGTCAAAGGCAAGAAGAACATCCGAGCCACCGAACGGGCCCTGAGCTGGGGCAGCTTCAACACCGGGGACTGCTTCATTCTGGACCTGGGCCAC aCCATCTTTGTCTGGTGCGGGAACAAATCCAACATTCTGGAACGAAACAAAGCCCAGGATCTGGCTCTGGCCATCAGGGACAGTGAACGGCGGGGAAAAGCCCAAATGGAGATTGTCACCGACGGGGAAGAGCCGCCAGAAATGATCCAG GTCTTGGGGTCAAAGCCAGCCCTGAAGGAGGGAAATCCAGAGGAAGACCTCCGGGCTGATCAGACTAACGCGCAGGCTGCTGCCCTGTACAAG GTTTCTGATGCTACTGGCCAGATGCACCTGTCAAAGATGGCGGACTCTAGCCCGTTTGCAGTTGACCTCTTGATTGACGATGATTGCTTTGTGTTGGACAATGGCCTCTGTGGCAAGATCTACGTCTGGAAGG GGAGAAAAGCCAATGAGAAGGAACGGCAAGCCGCCCTGAAGGTGGCGGAAGACTTCATTTCCCGGATGCAGTATGCCCCCAACACCCAG GTAGAGATCCTGCCCCAAGGTCGGGAGAGCCCCATCTTCAAGCAATTTTTCAAGAACTGGAAATGA